In one Musa acuminata AAA Group cultivar baxijiao chromosome BXJ2-5, Cavendish_Baxijiao_AAA, whole genome shotgun sequence genomic region, the following are encoded:
- the LOC103985375 gene encoding kinesin-like protein KIN-4C isoform X1, with the protein MESPEEAKAPNKECVKVAVNVRPLITTELLIGCTDCVTVVPGEPQVQIGSHAFTFDHVYGSSGSPYSIFKECVLPLIDALFHGYNATVLAYGQTGSGKTYTMGTNYTGEGNCGGIIPEVMDTIFTKIDALKDRTEFLVRVSFIEIFKEEVFDLLDPQSHAAMRTEGAPIAKPTLSRAPIQIRETAAGGITLAGVTEAEVRSKEEMASYLTRGSISRATGSTNMNSQSSRSHAIFTIYMEQKNVSHESHGGMVNNEAAGDDILFAKFHLVDLAGSERAKRTGADGLRLKEGIHINRGLLALGNVISALGDERKRKEGGHVPYRDSKLTRLLQDSLGGNSKTVMIACISPADSNAEETINTLKYANRARNIQNKAMINRDPVAAEMQRMRSQLEQLQSELLFCRGGGAPLEELQLLQHKISLLEASNAELRQELKERQVTCELLRQSALDAQVEKDKLTLKIESARGGKSWDEIDKMEKNKELDLVKGYISKIQELEAELLRVQSFSHPCRNLTIDADIDDMASGCDEKTLDVSIEAEEEEKEREHSMLQDQLDKEIQELDKRLEQKEAEMKQFTRVDTTVLKQHYEKKLLELEQEKKLLTKEIEHLRFNLSNMSSTTDESAQKLREDYLQKLNMLETQVSELKKKQEAQAQLLRQKQKSDEAAKRLQEEIQRIKSQKVQLQHKMKQESEQFRSWKVSREKEVLQLKKEGRRNEYEMHKLLALNQRQKMVLQRKTEEAALATKRLKELLEAKKSTREASAIGNANGPGIQVLVHAIEHELEVTLRVHEVRSEYERQMKERAAMAKEVAKLKEESETLKQKIISDSPQTMSPSARDSRIVALENMLKTSSTALVSMASQLSEAEERERVFSGKGRWNQVRSLADAKNLMNYLFNLASSSRCELRDKEVSCREKDSEVAELKDKVVKLNILKRQLEEQLLVAHNQNMQILSIKNVKKTTGISGTDIGVSKEDKLSDVIHKNPQSIRYSGHGVNNLDDMDISDTEMSDVFETDAEASEEFESDVADEDWIESRKKIRKKQFQNYQNRKSTLEDNIPVGNLSEKPNEEGKIKVEKVGFEHCCSCSRVSSCKTKRCECRALGSVCSTYCGCVPSKCSNREGGLINSDMDEISNSEAAESGGSLSSFDHVDDDTSKLVSEGTLLLQSALSKNTTEEKNVKSRKPLSDIGNNVINPNAAKQGRRKKWRKSTIQLVLTEPLQSSFPQDNEAPRSREDVPLRLPRAMDSTHPENNHPPLGNRNSARAGESVNGNKEVRGIIPPRSPVRMRKASDEKENHMA; encoded by the exons ATGGAGAGCCCGGAGGAGGCCAAGGCGCCGAACAAGGAATGCGTCAAGGTGGCCGTCAATGTGCGGCCGCTTATCACGACGGAGCTCCTCATAGGGTGTACCGACTGCGTCACCGTCGTTCCCGGGGAGCCGCAG GTTCAAATTGGATCTCATGCATTTACGTTTGATCATGTTTATGGGAGTTCAGGGTCTCCCTACTCCATTTTCAAGGAATGTGTTCTTCCTTTGATTGATGCCCTATTTCATGGATACAACGCCACCGTCCTTGCATATGGGCAG ACGGGTTCAGGGAAGACCTACACGATGGGAACTAACTATACGGGCGAAGGTAACTGTGGGGGGATTATACCAGAAGTAATGGACACGATATTTACAAAAATTGATGCTCTGAAGGACAGAACAGAATTTCTAGTTAGAGTATCTTTTATTGAG ATTTTTAAGGAGGAAGTCTTTGATTTGTTAGACCCACAATCTCATGCTGCTATGAGAACTGAGGGTGCACCAATAGCCAAGCCAACCTTGTCTAGAGCTCCCATTCAAATCAGAGAGACAGCAGCTGGTGGGATAACACTTGCAGGTGTTACCGAAGCTGAAGTCAGATCAAAGGAGGAGATGGCATCATATTTAACTCGTGGATCCATTTCTCGTGCTACTGGAAGTACGAATATGAATAGTCAATCAAG TCGCTCACATGCCATTTTCACAATATACATGGAACAAAAGAATGTCAGTCATGAATCACATGGTGGAATGGTTAACAATGAAGCAGCTGGTGATGACATATTGTTTGCAAAGTTCCACCTAGTGGATCTTGCTGGTTCTGAACGTGCAAAACGAACTGGAGCTGATGGACTTCGACTAAAAGAAG GCATCCATATAAATAGGGGTCTGCTAGCTCTTGGAAACGTGATTAGTGCACTTGGGGATGAAAGAAAACGAAAAGAAGGGGGACACGTCCCATATCGTGATAGCAAGTTGACTCGTCTGTTGCAG GATTCTCTTGGTGGTAACAGCAAAACAGTGATGATAG CTTGCATTAGTCCTGCTGATTCAAATGCTGAAGAGACTATTAATACTCTTAAATATGCCAATCGTGCACGCAATATCCAGAACAAAGCAATG ATAAACCGTGATCCGGTGGCTGCTGAAATGCAAAGAATGCGTAGTCAACTGGAACAACTGCAATCCGAACTGCTTTTTTGTCGTGGTGGAGGTGCACCGCTTGAGGAACTTCAG CTTCTCCAGCACAAAATATCATTGCTTGAGGCAAGCAATGCAGAGCTCCGCCAGGAGCTAAAGGAGCGGCAGGTTACATGTGAGCTCCTAAGACAAAGTGCTCTTGATGCTCAG GTAGAGAAGGACAAGCTGACTTTGAAGATTGAATCAGCTCGTGGTGGAAAATCTTGGGATGAGATCGAtaaaatggaaaaaaataag GAATTGGATCTTGTAAAAGGTTACATATCAAAAATTCAAGAGTTGGAAGCAGAGTTGCTGCGAGTTCAAAGCTTTTCTCATCCCTGCAGAAATCTTACTATTGATGCTGATATAGATGATATGGCTTCAGGTTGTGATGAGAAGACTCTTGATGTTTCCA ttgaagcagaagaagaagaaaaggagagggAACACTCTATGTTACAAGATCAACTTGACAAGGAGATTCAGGAGTTGGACAAACGGCTTGAGCAAAAGGAG GCGGAGATGAAGCAGTTTACAAGGGTTGATACAACTGTTCTGAAGCAGCATTATGAAAAGAAATTACTGGAGCTCGAGCAGGAAAAGAAATTATTGACG AAAGAGATTGAACATCTTCGTTTTAACCTTTCAAACATGTCATCTACCACTGATGAGAGTGCCCAGAAGCTAAGGGAAGATTATCTTCAAAAGTTGAACATGCTTGAAACTCAG GTATCTGAGTTGAAGAAGAAGCAAGAGGCACAAGCTCAATTGTTGAGGCAAAAACAAAAAAGTGATGAAGCAGCTAAACGATTACAGGAAGAAATTCAGAGGATAAAGTCTCAGAAG GTTCAATTGCAACATAAAATGAAGCAAGAATCTGAACAATTCAGATCTTGGAAGGTTTCACGTGAAAAGGAAGTTCTGCAG CTCAAGAAAGAAGGCCGAAGGAATGAATATGAAATGCACAAGCTCTTGGCTTTGAATCAGAGGCAAAAGATG GTCTTGCAGCGGAAGACTGAAGAAGCTGCTTTGGCCACCAAAAGACTGAAGGAGCTACTAGAAGCGAAGAAGTCTACTCGTGAGGCATCTG CTATTGGCAATGCAAATGGCCCTGGCATTCAG GTATTGGTGCATGCTATAGAGCATGAACTTGAAGTAACCCTAAGAGTACATGAAGTTAGATCGGAGTATGAGAGACAAATGAAAGA AAGAGCTGCCATGGCTAAAGAGGTAGCAAAGCTAAAGGAAGAATCTGAAACGCTTAAGCAGAAAATAATAAG TGATAGTCCGCAGACAATGTCTCCAAGTGCTCGAGATTCAAGGATTGTAGCACTTGAAAACATGTTAAAAACTTCATCTACTGCTCTGGTTTCAATGGCCTCACAATTGTCAGAAGCTGAGGAGCGTGAACGTGTTTTTAGTGGTAAAGGACGATGGAATCAAGTCAGATCACTTGCCGATGCTAAGAATCTAATGAATTATTTGTTTAACTTGGCATCATCCTCTAG GTGTGAATTGCGTGATAAGGAGGTCAGTTGCAGAGAGAAGGATTCTGAAGTAGCTGAACTAAAGGACAAGGTGGTCAAACTTAATATCTTGAAGAGACAATTGGAAGAACAACTGCTGGTAGCACATAACCAAAATATGCAG ATATTATCTATTAAGAATGTGAAGAAAACTACTGGAATTTCTGGAACTGACATAGGTGTCTCCAAGGAAGACAAGCTTTCTGATGTTATACATAAG AATCCACAAAGCATCCGGTACTCTGGTCATGGTGTCAATAATCTGGATGATATGGATATATCAGACACTGAGATGTCAGATGTGTTTGAGACAGATGCTGAAGCATCAGAGGAGTTTGAATCTGATGTCGCTGATGAAGATTGGATAGAATCTCGAAAGAAGATCAGAAAGAAGCAATTTCAAAACTATCAAAATAGAAAGTCTACTTTGGAAGATAATATTCCTGTAGGGAACTTGTCAGAGAAGCCAAATGAAGAGGGAAAGATCAAGGTTGAAAAGGTTGGGTTTGAACATTGTTGTTCTTGTTCTCGGGTTTCATCCTGTAAAACTAAGAGATGTGAGTGTCGAGCTCTCGGTAGTGTGTGCAGCACCTATTGTGGATGCGTTCCTTCAAAGTGTTCTAACAGAGAAGGTGGGTTGATCAATAGTGATATGGATGAAATATCCAACTCGGAAGCAGCAGAAAGTGGTGGTAGTCTTTCTTCATTTGATCATGTCGATGATGACACTAGCAAATTGGTGTCTGAAGGAACACTACTGCTGCAAAGTGCACTGAGCAAGAATACAACCGAAGAGAAAAATGTAAAATCAAGAAAGCCCTTGTCTGATATTGGCAATAATGTG ATCAACCCAAATGCAGCCAAACAAGGCCGGAGGAAGAAATGGCGTAAATCTACAATTCAGCTTGTTCTAACTGAACCACTTCAATCTTCCTTCCCACAAGACAATGAAGCTCCAAGGTCTAGGGAGGATGTACCTCTAAGACTACCTCGAGCAATGGATTCTACGCACCCGGAGAACAATCATCCTCCATTGGGGAACAGGAATTCTGCCAGAGCTGGTGAATCTGTTAACGGCAACAAAGAAGTCAGAGGCATCATTCCACCAAGATCACCGGTTCGGATGCGAAAAGCATCTGATGAGAAAGAGAACCATATGGCATAA
- the LOC103985375 gene encoding kinesin-like protein KIN-4C isoform X2, whose protein sequence is MESPEEAKAPNKECVKVAVNVRPLITTELLIGCTDCVTVVPGEPQVQIGSHAFTFDHVYGSSGSPYSIFKECVLPLIDALFHGYNATVLAYGQTGSGKTYTMGTNYTGEGNCGGIIPEVMDTIFTKIDALKDRTEFLVRVSFIEIFKEEVFDLLDPQSHAAMRTEGAPIAKPTLSRAPIQIRETAAGGITLAGVTEAEVRSKEEMASYLTRGSISRATGSTNMNSQSSRSHAIFTIYMEQKNVSHESHGGMVNNEAAGDDILFAKFHLVDLAGSERAKRTGADGLRLKEGIHINRGLLALGNVISALGDERKRKEGGHVPYRDSKLTRLLQDSLGGNSKTVMIACISPADSNAEETINTLKYANRARNIQNKAMINRDPVAAEMQRMRSQLEQLQSELLFCRGGGAPLEELQLLQHKISLLEASNAELRQELKERQVTCELLRQSALDAQVEKDKLTLKIESARGGKSWDEIDKMEKNKELDLVKGYISKIQELEAELLRVQSFSHPCRNLTIDADIDDMASVEAEEEEKEREHSMLQDQLDKEIQELDKRLEQKEAEMKQFTRVDTTVLKQHYEKKLLELEQEKKLLTKEIEHLRFNLSNMSSTTDESAQKLREDYLQKLNMLETQVSELKKKQEAQAQLLRQKQKSDEAAKRLQEEIQRIKSQKVQLQHKMKQESEQFRSWKVSREKEVLQLKKEGRRNEYEMHKLLALNQRQKMVLQRKTEEAALATKRLKELLEAKKSTREASAIGNANGPGIQVLVHAIEHELEVTLRVHEVRSEYERQMKERAAMAKEVAKLKEESETLKQKIISDSPQTMSPSARDSRIVALENMLKTSSTALVSMASQLSEAEERERVFSGKGRWNQVRSLADAKNLMNYLFNLASSSRCELRDKEVSCREKDSEVAELKDKVVKLNILKRQLEEQLLVAHNQNMQILSIKNVKKTTGISGTDIGVSKEDKLSDVIHKNPQSIRYSGHGVNNLDDMDISDTEMSDVFETDAEASEEFESDVADEDWIESRKKIRKKQFQNYQNRKSTLEDNIPVGNLSEKPNEEGKIKVEKVGFEHCCSCSRVSSCKTKRCECRALGSVCSTYCGCVPSKCSNREGGLINSDMDEISNSEAAESGGSLSSFDHVDDDTSKLVSEGTLLLQSALSKNTTEEKNVKSRKPLSDIGNNVINPNAAKQGRRKKWRKSTIQLVLTEPLQSSFPQDNEAPRSREDVPLRLPRAMDSTHPENNHPPLGNRNSARAGESVNGNKEVRGIIPPRSPVRMRKASDEKENHMA, encoded by the exons ATGGAGAGCCCGGAGGAGGCCAAGGCGCCGAACAAGGAATGCGTCAAGGTGGCCGTCAATGTGCGGCCGCTTATCACGACGGAGCTCCTCATAGGGTGTACCGACTGCGTCACCGTCGTTCCCGGGGAGCCGCAG GTTCAAATTGGATCTCATGCATTTACGTTTGATCATGTTTATGGGAGTTCAGGGTCTCCCTACTCCATTTTCAAGGAATGTGTTCTTCCTTTGATTGATGCCCTATTTCATGGATACAACGCCACCGTCCTTGCATATGGGCAG ACGGGTTCAGGGAAGACCTACACGATGGGAACTAACTATACGGGCGAAGGTAACTGTGGGGGGATTATACCAGAAGTAATGGACACGATATTTACAAAAATTGATGCTCTGAAGGACAGAACAGAATTTCTAGTTAGAGTATCTTTTATTGAG ATTTTTAAGGAGGAAGTCTTTGATTTGTTAGACCCACAATCTCATGCTGCTATGAGAACTGAGGGTGCACCAATAGCCAAGCCAACCTTGTCTAGAGCTCCCATTCAAATCAGAGAGACAGCAGCTGGTGGGATAACACTTGCAGGTGTTACCGAAGCTGAAGTCAGATCAAAGGAGGAGATGGCATCATATTTAACTCGTGGATCCATTTCTCGTGCTACTGGAAGTACGAATATGAATAGTCAATCAAG TCGCTCACATGCCATTTTCACAATATACATGGAACAAAAGAATGTCAGTCATGAATCACATGGTGGAATGGTTAACAATGAAGCAGCTGGTGATGACATATTGTTTGCAAAGTTCCACCTAGTGGATCTTGCTGGTTCTGAACGTGCAAAACGAACTGGAGCTGATGGACTTCGACTAAAAGAAG GCATCCATATAAATAGGGGTCTGCTAGCTCTTGGAAACGTGATTAGTGCACTTGGGGATGAAAGAAAACGAAAAGAAGGGGGACACGTCCCATATCGTGATAGCAAGTTGACTCGTCTGTTGCAG GATTCTCTTGGTGGTAACAGCAAAACAGTGATGATAG CTTGCATTAGTCCTGCTGATTCAAATGCTGAAGAGACTATTAATACTCTTAAATATGCCAATCGTGCACGCAATATCCAGAACAAAGCAATG ATAAACCGTGATCCGGTGGCTGCTGAAATGCAAAGAATGCGTAGTCAACTGGAACAACTGCAATCCGAACTGCTTTTTTGTCGTGGTGGAGGTGCACCGCTTGAGGAACTTCAG CTTCTCCAGCACAAAATATCATTGCTTGAGGCAAGCAATGCAGAGCTCCGCCAGGAGCTAAAGGAGCGGCAGGTTACATGTGAGCTCCTAAGACAAAGTGCTCTTGATGCTCAG GTAGAGAAGGACAAGCTGACTTTGAAGATTGAATCAGCTCGTGGTGGAAAATCTTGGGATGAGATCGAtaaaatggaaaaaaataag GAATTGGATCTTGTAAAAGGTTACATATCAAAAATTCAAGAGTTGGAAGCAGAGTTGCTGCGAGTTCAAAGCTTTTCTCATCCCTGCAGAAATCTTACTATTGATGCTGATATAGATGATATGGCTTCAG ttgaagcagaagaagaagaaaaggagagggAACACTCTATGTTACAAGATCAACTTGACAAGGAGATTCAGGAGTTGGACAAACGGCTTGAGCAAAAGGAG GCGGAGATGAAGCAGTTTACAAGGGTTGATACAACTGTTCTGAAGCAGCATTATGAAAAGAAATTACTGGAGCTCGAGCAGGAAAAGAAATTATTGACG AAAGAGATTGAACATCTTCGTTTTAACCTTTCAAACATGTCATCTACCACTGATGAGAGTGCCCAGAAGCTAAGGGAAGATTATCTTCAAAAGTTGAACATGCTTGAAACTCAG GTATCTGAGTTGAAGAAGAAGCAAGAGGCACAAGCTCAATTGTTGAGGCAAAAACAAAAAAGTGATGAAGCAGCTAAACGATTACAGGAAGAAATTCAGAGGATAAAGTCTCAGAAG GTTCAATTGCAACATAAAATGAAGCAAGAATCTGAACAATTCAGATCTTGGAAGGTTTCACGTGAAAAGGAAGTTCTGCAG CTCAAGAAAGAAGGCCGAAGGAATGAATATGAAATGCACAAGCTCTTGGCTTTGAATCAGAGGCAAAAGATG GTCTTGCAGCGGAAGACTGAAGAAGCTGCTTTGGCCACCAAAAGACTGAAGGAGCTACTAGAAGCGAAGAAGTCTACTCGTGAGGCATCTG CTATTGGCAATGCAAATGGCCCTGGCATTCAG GTATTGGTGCATGCTATAGAGCATGAACTTGAAGTAACCCTAAGAGTACATGAAGTTAGATCGGAGTATGAGAGACAAATGAAAGA AAGAGCTGCCATGGCTAAAGAGGTAGCAAAGCTAAAGGAAGAATCTGAAACGCTTAAGCAGAAAATAATAAG TGATAGTCCGCAGACAATGTCTCCAAGTGCTCGAGATTCAAGGATTGTAGCACTTGAAAACATGTTAAAAACTTCATCTACTGCTCTGGTTTCAATGGCCTCACAATTGTCAGAAGCTGAGGAGCGTGAACGTGTTTTTAGTGGTAAAGGACGATGGAATCAAGTCAGATCACTTGCCGATGCTAAGAATCTAATGAATTATTTGTTTAACTTGGCATCATCCTCTAG GTGTGAATTGCGTGATAAGGAGGTCAGTTGCAGAGAGAAGGATTCTGAAGTAGCTGAACTAAAGGACAAGGTGGTCAAACTTAATATCTTGAAGAGACAATTGGAAGAACAACTGCTGGTAGCACATAACCAAAATATGCAG ATATTATCTATTAAGAATGTGAAGAAAACTACTGGAATTTCTGGAACTGACATAGGTGTCTCCAAGGAAGACAAGCTTTCTGATGTTATACATAAG AATCCACAAAGCATCCGGTACTCTGGTCATGGTGTCAATAATCTGGATGATATGGATATATCAGACACTGAGATGTCAGATGTGTTTGAGACAGATGCTGAAGCATCAGAGGAGTTTGAATCTGATGTCGCTGATGAAGATTGGATAGAATCTCGAAAGAAGATCAGAAAGAAGCAATTTCAAAACTATCAAAATAGAAAGTCTACTTTGGAAGATAATATTCCTGTAGGGAACTTGTCAGAGAAGCCAAATGAAGAGGGAAAGATCAAGGTTGAAAAGGTTGGGTTTGAACATTGTTGTTCTTGTTCTCGGGTTTCATCCTGTAAAACTAAGAGATGTGAGTGTCGAGCTCTCGGTAGTGTGTGCAGCACCTATTGTGGATGCGTTCCTTCAAAGTGTTCTAACAGAGAAGGTGGGTTGATCAATAGTGATATGGATGAAATATCCAACTCGGAAGCAGCAGAAAGTGGTGGTAGTCTTTCTTCATTTGATCATGTCGATGATGACACTAGCAAATTGGTGTCTGAAGGAACACTACTGCTGCAAAGTGCACTGAGCAAGAATACAACCGAAGAGAAAAATGTAAAATCAAGAAAGCCCTTGTCTGATATTGGCAATAATGTG ATCAACCCAAATGCAGCCAAACAAGGCCGGAGGAAGAAATGGCGTAAATCTACAATTCAGCTTGTTCTAACTGAACCACTTCAATCTTCCTTCCCACAAGACAATGAAGCTCCAAGGTCTAGGGAGGATGTACCTCTAAGACTACCTCGAGCAATGGATTCTACGCACCCGGAGAACAATCATCCTCCATTGGGGAACAGGAATTCTGCCAGAGCTGGTGAATCTGTTAACGGCAACAAAGAAGTCAGAGGCATCATTCCACCAAGATCACCGGTTCGGATGCGAAAAGCATCTGATGAGAAAGAGAACCATATGGCATAA